AATATTGGACAAAATAAACGATACTAAAATCTTAAACTCGTTATTAATTACTCTATTTGCTTGTTTCGGGATTTAAATAGAATAAATTTAAATTCAGTTGCATTTTATCTTTAATTAATTAAAAAAGATTATAGTTCACAAATAACTTTATTACTTTATTTAACTAAAATATAACATAAGAAATAAAATGATTTTTTTAAAAAATCCTTTTTGATAGTTAATTGAATAATGGGTGATAATATGGTAAAATGGGGACCGGTTATTGTCGGGTTTTTCCTGGCAATTATATTAGGTAATTTGTTTGGAAATTATGTAAATCCATACTGGGGAGTGAATTTAGGACTGTTTATAGCAGGTTTCATTGTTGGTTATTGGGTTCATGAAGGATTTTTCGGTGGAATATGGAATGCTACGGTGGCTGGATCATTAGGGGCCATTGTACTGGCTATTTTATTGGTTGTTGGTGGAACAATCTTTGGAGGCCTGGCTGGTTTTGCATCAGGTGTTGTAACTGGAGCAACTGTAGTAATTGTTGCTTTGATTCTTAATATTGTATTTATGGGAGTTGGAGGAGCAATTGGTGGAATATTGGCGGGTAGTGATTAAAAAACGATCATTTAAACCGTTAAAATTTTTATTTCTTTTTTAATTTATTGATTTAAAAATTATAGTTATTTCTTTTTATTTACTTAGAATATTAAAAAAATAAAATGATTTGTGAATAAAATTAATTATAATTTGATTGGGCAGATTATAATCTATTAACTGCATTTTCTATTCTTTTTAAGGCCTCTTCAAGAATGGTTTGGGGACAAGCAATATTTATTCTTACAAATCCACTACCTTCTTCTCCAAATATAAATCCGTCATTTAAACCTACTTTGGCCTCTTTTAGCAGGAATTTTTTCAGTTTTTCATCATTTAAACCTAATTCACGGCAGTCTAACCATATTAGGTAGGTTCCCTGGGGTTTAATAACTTTAATCTTCGGAATTTTATTTTCAGTATATTGCACTAAAAAGTCTAAATTTTGGGTGATATACTCCATGACTTGTTCCAGCCATTCATCTCCATGACGATAGGCCGCTTCCAGAGCAGTTAGGCCAAAAAGGTTAGGGCCAGGCACCATTCCATTTTGTGTATTAATAAAATTTTCTCTAATTTCTTTATTAGGTATAATTATGGAAGAAACATCTAGACCGGCCAGATTGAATGTCTTACTAGGTGACATACAGATTATACTGTTTTGTTCAAATTCTTTGGAGATAGTGGCAAATGGAGTATGTTTATTATCCTCAAAGAGGATTTCACAGTGGATTTCATCAGAAATTACTACTAATCCATTATCAATGGCCATCTTTCCCAGTTTGGTGATTTCTTCCCTATTCCACACACGCCCCACAGGATTGTGAGGATTGCAGAATATCATGGTTTTTATACGATTAGGATTACTTCCCAGGCCGCTGTGGGGAAGAAGTTTTTCCTCTAGATCTTCAAAATCGATTTCATATTTTCCATCAATAAGTTTAAGCCCATTATTTACTATCTGACAACCACTACTGGTCACTGCTGGAAAGAATGGGTAATAAACTGGCTTTTGAAGTAAGACTTCATCGCCAGGATGAGTTAAAGAACGAATTGCAATATGTAATGCTGGAACCACACCTGGAGTAAAAACTACCCACTCCGGTTCAATA
This is a stretch of genomic DNA from Methanobacteriales archaeon HGW-Methanobacteriales-1. It encodes these proteins:
- a CDS encoding cystathionine beta-lyase → MKYDFDQVCNRKDTDCLKWDLIDSVFGEDDIIPLWVADMDFPVSEEIKEALKERIEHPFYGYTRPGVGIVDAVVKRMKDKFDWDIEPEWVVFTPGVVPALHIAIRSLTHPGDEVLLQKPVYYPFFPAVTSSGCQIVNNGLKLIDGKYEIDFEDLEEKLLPHSGLGSNPNRIKTMIFCNPHNPVGRVWNREEITKLGKMAIDNGLVVISDEIHCEILFEDNKHTPFATISKEFEQNSIICMSPSKTFNLAGLDVSSIIIPNKEIRENFINTQNGMVPGPNLFGLTALEAAYRHGDEWLEQVMEYITQNLDFLVQYTENKIPKIKVIKPQGTYLIWLDCRELGLNDEKLKKFLLKEAKVGLNDGFIFGEEGSGFVRINIACPQTILEEALKRIENAVNRL